Within Denticeps clupeoides unplaced genomic scaffold, fDenClu1.1, whole genome shotgun sequence, the genomic segment TCTGAGCAGCAGGCATAATGGGCATTATGCGTGCATGTAATCTTTCATATGTACttcatctttacattttacccatttttttctctgtttaatgTTTAGATTGGaatttggtcatttttaatgactttaCAGATCAGGCCAGTATAAAGACAGATTAAGGGTGCCGGATTATGATCTGCTAATTGCTTAATTATGAGAACAATGATGGGAGatgatggggttttttttgtgtgtgaaattaaATGAGTTTGGCGCTATTTGCAGAGCCGGAGACTCACGGGCAGAAGTCAGGTGGCACCATGCCGTAAATGTTGATCCGGTCGCAGAGCTCCAGAGCGATGGTCATGGTGAACCAGCCTGTGCTCAGCCAGGAGTTGGAGATCCTTCTGGAGAGAGAACAACAGTTCAGttctctcagtttttttttttagtttttttatggCCCGCTGCAAGGATGTGGAAATTATTCTACAGCATATTAAAGGTGGGAGGCTGACAGATCAAAGCTCGCCTCCATTAAAGCTGAATTTCCACCGGTTCCCGACCAGGTCCTGGAGACTGCCTGATACAGACATATTTCCTGACACATGGATGCaatggtgggtggtagtagcctggtgggtaacacactcgcctatgaaccagaagacccaggttcaaatcccacttactaccattgtgtccctgagcaagacacttaactctgagtgtctccagggggacgacgactctaaatgtaaatgtaatgcaatgttGGAAGTTGCCACCCAGTAATATGAATTTACGTATCAGGTATTAGAGCGAACAAACACCGTACATGCAGCAGCGGCGGCCGTGATTGATCCACCAACAACACACTGATTACCCAGACAGCCTTCGTTTTTCATAAATTAATAACCCAGCACTAGTTCATCTCACATTCATCTTGCACGCAGATGGGCCAGACGGACACTCCATCAGCAGCCCGTTCACACCCTGTCACATTGCTGCATCATGTAATAAAAAAGATCCTTCTGTTTGCTGTAGTGTGGAACAACAGCttctggagaccacaagggggcgataaaaaaaatacgaCAGGATTTGTAGAGTAATTGGAGATGTAAGGATGCTCTCAGCGGAGGCGTCTCCCTCCCTTCCCCATCATTCCTACCTTGTAGTATCTTGAACAATACTGTATTACCATTGAAACATGAACGTGGCCATGCTGATGTTCGTACAGTAAATGCACGTGACCAGTCGTTAAATGTTCTCCATATAAAAATGCTGACTTCATCACCAGGATAACACATCGATCCCAGGGACCGATTTAGCCCCGTTCGAAGCTCCCTGCCATTCTGCATTTCCTGCTTCCTGGACACGGGTTCTGACCTCGGGAGACCTCAGTAAAAGCCTTTATTTGATTACGATTGTCCCCCTTCCACACAGTCCACACATCTCTGAGCTGCGAGGACGCTCACTGCCACGTTAAAGACGAGTACAATTACAAAACGTGTCGAAGCAGAAAGACCCGCAGGGGGCCGGCTGGATTATTcgctcttttctcttctttggGGATTAACAGCGGCCAAGAGCTGTACAAACCCGCCGGAATCACATCTAACACGGAATAATACAAGGAGGAACGCCTTCCCAAGTTCTACCAGAGGGTTTCAGCTCATCCTACAGCGGTACGGAGGCGGAACCAGAACGTCTTTGGAACCCTCTGCACTCCAGAACCTCAGAATGGTCAGCAAGTGCCACCCCACCCACCACGTGGGCACCACGAGGAAGGACATTCAGCTGCCTGCACACGTTCTGATCCAGACGTTTGTATACTAGAACACGTCTACGTGCTGGAGCAAAATCCTGTTTGAGGTGATGCAGAAtaatgaaagtaaagtaaaagtagaCAGTTGCAGTGAATGGTGGCGTCTCCACCAATACCAGTCCactttacatgacatgatgTCCAAAGAAACACAGAATGCTGctgaataagtgaagtgatgacACCGTGATGacacggtgcaaacagtgaaatgtgtcctctgcatttaaccatcacccagagtgagcagtgggcagccatgacaggcgcctggggagcagtgtgtggggacggtgctttgctcagtggcacctcagtggcaccctggcagatcgggatttgaaccagcaaccttctgattatggggccgcttccttaactgcttggccaccaACTGTGATGGAGCTGAAACCAGGacttcagtataaaccttcataCTTATAAACGGCTTAAGCTGTTCAATTTTCAAACTTATGCTGGACTGAGGCCTTCGTTATCTAAAGCTGGACAGCGTGGAATATTAGTCACAAAAACCTTTATTTTCCCCCATTTGTTCATGTAAATATTAATCTTCCAGCAAAATgtcaattattaataaacattagCGCCGCACGCTGTATGAATTTGAATTACGTGCAGCAGGTTATAAAGTGcaagttttaaattaaaaacgtgtgaaataaacagaagcagcagagtGACGAGCAATTCATCAGATTTCCTCCACTTATTGTTTTGTATTCAAAAGACAGTAGAGCTGGACTGTCGGAGTAAATCGCATCTCAGCAGGTTCATACGGGGACAATAAGTCTGGGTAGAGCTCGGCCTAAACAACAAGGACTCGGAAAATCTCTGCGGCGTCAGAGAAGCTGTTAAGACAGTAAACTGTCTCCAGGAGAGACGGGCAAAGACAGGTATGGCTCAGTTATGGCTCGTCTCTCGAGGACAGCTGTACTTGTCTTTTCCCGTCTCTATAGTGACGGCCGTACCCGTCTTTGTCCGTGTCTGTAGGGACGGACGTACCCGTCTTTTCCCGTCTCTGTAGGGACGGCCGTACCCGTCTTTGGCCGTGTCTGTAGGGACGGTCGTACCCGTCTTTGTCTGTATGGATGGCCGTACCTGTCTTTGTCCGTGTCTGTAGGGACGGACGTACCCGTCTTTTCTCGTCTCTGTAGGGACGGCCGTACCCGTCTTTATCCCTGTCTATAGGGACGGTCGTACCCGTCTTTGTCCGTGTCTGCAGGGACGGACGTACCCGTCTTTTCTCGTCTCTATAGGAATGGCCGTACCTGTCTTTGTCCGTGTCTATAGGGACGACCGtacctgtctttgtctgtgtctatagggacgGTCGTACCTGGCTTTTTTCATCTCTGTAGGGACGGCCGTACCTGTCTTTTCTCGTCTCTATAGGAACGGCCGTACCTGTCTTTGTCCGTGTCTATAGGGACGGTCGTACCTGTCTTTGTCCGTGTCTATAGGGACGGTCGTACCTGTCTTTGTCCGTGTCTATAGGGACGGTCGTACCTGGCTTTTTTCATCTCTGTAGGGACGGCCGTACCTGTCTTTTCTCGTCTCTATAGGAACGGCCGTACCTGTCTTTGTCCGTGTCTATAGGGACAGTCGTACCTGACTTTGTCCGTGTCTATAGGGACGGTCGTACCTGGCTTTTCTCGTCTCTGTAGGGACGGTCGCACCCGTCTTTTCCCATGTCTGTAGGGACGGACGTacttgtctttgtctgtgtctagagggacggtcgtacctgtctttgtctgtgtctatagggacggttgtacctgtctttgtctgtgtctatagggacgGTCGTACCTGGCTTTTCTCGTCTCTGTAGGGAAGGTCGCACCCGTCTTTTCCCATGTCTGTAGGGACGGACGTACCTGTCTTTTCTCGTCTCAATAGGAACGGCCGTACGTGTCTTTGTCCGTGTCTATAGGGACGGTCGTACCTGTCTTTGTCCGTGTCTATAGGGACGGTCGTACCTGTCTTTTCTCATCTCTGTAGGGACAGTCGCACCCGTCTTTTCCCGTGTCTGTAGGGACGGACGTACCTGTCTTTTCTCGTCTCTATAGGAACGGCCGTACGTGTCTTTGTCCGTGTCTATAGGGACGGTCGTACCTGTCTTTGTCCGTGTCTATAGGGACGGTCGtacctgtctttgtctgtgtctatagggacgGACGTACCTGTCTTTTCTCGTCTCTATAGGAACGGCCGTAcgtgtctttgtctgtgtctatagggacgGTCGTACCCGTCTTTTCCCGTGTCTGTAGGGACGGACGTACCTGTCTTTTCTCGTCTCTATAGGAACGGCCGTAcgtgtctttgtctgtgtctatagggacgGTCGTACCCATCTTTTCCCGTCTCTGTAGGGACGGCCGTACCCGTCTTTGTCCGTGTCTGTAGGGACGGACGTACCCGTCTTTTCCCGTCTCTGTAGGGACAGTCGTACCcgtctttgtctgtgtctgtatggATGGCCGtacctgtctttgtctgtgtctatagggacgGTCGTACCTGGCTTTTCTCGTCTCTGTAGGGACGGTCGCACCCGTCTTTTCCCATGTCTGTAGGGACGGACGTacttgtctttgtctgtgtctagagggacggtcgtacctgtctttgtctgtgtctatagggacggttgtacctgtctttgtctgtgtctatagggacgGTCGTACCTGGCTTTTCTCGTCTCTGTAGGGAAGGTCGCACCCGTCTTTTCCCATGTCTGTAGGGACGGACGTACCTGTCTTTTCTCGTCTCAATAGGAACGGCCGTACGTGTCTTTGTCCGTGTCTATAGGGACGGTCGTACCTGTCTTTGTCCGTGTCTATAGGGACGGTCGTACCTGTCTTTTCTCATCTCTGTAGGGACAGTCGCACCCGTCTTTTCCCGTGTCTGTAGGGACGGACGTACCTGTCTTTTCTCGTCTCTATAGGAACGGCCGTACGTGTCTTTGTCCGTGTCTATAGGGACGGTCGTACCTGTCTTTGTCCGTGTCTATAGGGACGGTCGtacctgtctttgtctgtgtctatagggacgGACGTACCTGTCTTTTCTCGTCTCTATAGGAACGGCCGTAcgtgtctttgtctgtgtctatagggacgGTCGTACCCGTCTTTTCCCGTGTCTGTAGGGACGGACGTACCTGTCTTTTCTCGTCTCTATAGGAACGGCCGTAcgtgtctttgtctgtgtctatagggacgGTCGTACCCATCTTTTCCCGTCTCTGTAGGGACGGCCGTACCCGTCTTTGTCCGTGTCTGTAGGGACGGACGTACCCGTCTTTTCCCGTCTCTGTAGGGACAGTCGTACCcgtctttgtctgtgtctgtatggATGGCCGtacctgtctttgtctgtgtctatagggacggtcgtacctgtctttgtctgtgtctatagggatggtcgtacctgtctttgtccgtgtgtatagggacggtcgtacctgtctttgtctgtgtctatagggacgATCGTACCTGGCTTTTCTCGTCTCTGTAGGGACAGCCGTACCTGTCTTTGTCCGTGTGTATAGGGACGGTCGtacctgtctttgtctgtgtctatagggacgGTCGTACCTGGCTTTTCTCGTCTCTGTAGGGAAGGTCGCACCCGTCTTTTCCCGTGTCTGTAGGGACGTACCTGTCTTTTCCCGTCTCTCGCTTGAACAGCTCGTCGAACTGCTGCATCTTCTGCCAGGATATGATGTACACCTTGAGTTTGGGCAGAACCTGGTTCATGAGGCGCAGATTGTTGTAGACCAGGCCCTTCCCGTCCCGCCGCATGTAGGAACTGGGACCCCAGAAGATGAAGACCGTGTCCTGGCTGGAGTTGAGCAGCTCGTGGCTGCTGCGCAGGACGCGCTGCATGCTGGAGTGGGCGATGACCCGCAGGCTGGTGCGCCGGCCCACGTCCTGGCCGTAGCCGCGGGCGGTGGGGGCGTCGTTCATGCGGATGACGCACTCGGAGCTGTCGATCTCGTGGCCACGCCCGCTGCCCGTCAGGTGACCCGAGCTGGTGACCAGCGAGCAGCTGCTGCAGTGCATCTTCAGCGGCTGCAGGCGGGAGAGGGAAATGTCATCACAATTCACCATAAACAGAACTGGTCCATCATGATCTAAAGCAGCCTCACGTGGATTTAGTGGGACATTAACAAGATGAACTCATGTGCAGGATGAATAGGGATGCACCAATCCATAGGAGTAATATCAACTGGTGAGAGTCTGCCGATCTATGAAATGGATCTAATGTGTTAagttattttctgttttctacatttacatttacagcatttatcagacgcccttatccagagcgacttacaatcagtatttacagggacagtctccctggagcaatttagggttaagtgtcttgctcagggacacaatggtagtaagtgggattcgaacccgggtcttctggttcataggcgagtgtgttacccactaggctactagcacccttaCATATTAAATATCGTGTGGACGCAGCAGGTTGGTGGaattgtggtggtagtagcctagtgggtatgaaccagaagacccagattcaaatcccacttactacgatcgtgtccctgaacaagacatttaaccctgagtgtccagggggggactgtccctgtaactactgattgtaagtcgctctggacaagggcgtctggcaaatgccgtaaatggcaCAGCTATATTAATTGAACCATAGACGGTAGATGTATATATTGCGATGTATAATTTGATCTTTAAATTTAAACTCACTGTAACATATGTCCATAGCAAAAGCGCTGCATCAGGAAGTTATATCATAAACTTTTTAGAACATTGGCAAGTAGCCGTGAACGTAGAATTTTTATTGTGCAGATCTGCAAGTATAGAACATTTGAACATCCCTCCCATGAGCccagtaaagttagcagtgagttctgttAAATGTTAACACGCTCATTGTTAGTGAAATTagtacagatcaggggtttgatgta encodes:
- the LOC114783738 gene encoding alpha-N-acetylgalactosaminide alpha-2,6-sialyltransferase 5-like — translated: MKTATRHRLAVFGAVTMFTSVLLLYSGSFSGASTGSGDKTDAPARTHRAPAAALQGYSSIRDHKPLKMHCSSCSLVTSSGHLTGSGRGHEIDSSECVIRMNDAPTARGYGQDVGRRTSLRVIAHSSMQRVLRSSHELLNSSQDTVFIFWGPSSYMRRDGKGLVYNNLRLMNQVLPKLKVYIISWQKMQQFDELFKRETGKDRRISNSWLSTGWFTMTIALELCDRINIYGMVPPDFCPESQHPSVPYHYYEPMGPDECSMYISHERGRRGSHHRFITEKRVFSNWARTFNIHFYQPDWSPPPLPRNSSAAAPVPAAPSAPPTAKSQ